Below is a genomic region from Miscanthus floridulus cultivar M001 chromosome 1, ASM1932011v1, whole genome shotgun sequence.
GCCATTTTCACGAATTTCCCTTCAAAATCTGCTAATGATGTTTGATTTCTCCCCGCACCCCAAAGCATCTCTAACACCAGATCACCACTGCCTGAGGACATTGAAATAGCAGATGATTAATGGTCTCCACTTTTTCACATAATTTGTAGTTCTTAGAATTTCAgggcactgatctgtgatggctaaggctggataacgagccggctcggctcatttgggctcggctcgttcttgctcgttaagataacgagctagctcggctcggctcgttatcctaatgagccagaaagccagctcggctcggctcgttaaaagctcgagctggctcgttaagcttgcgagccaggtataaaaaatacacaaaatataatatttgcatttatctaaagtttgagaataataataatacaaaagaaatgcatctagacccgttaccagtcaatttatatgGTATAGACCAGTtatcagtcaattgtaaagtgtaagacatgaagtaatacaaaaactaatacaagttttgatactttttttcctgaaagcttggctcgtttagattgcgagcggctcgcgagctggctcgagttggctcgttatagctaacgagctaaaatcttggcttggctcggctcgttatcataacgagccgagccgagccgagtcgagtcagccacgagccgagcgagctaacgagcttcgagtttttcgtccagccttagtgATGGCATATCATCCATGGAAAGATTAGAACTTCCAAAGTACAGTAACTTTGGTCTTCCAATTGTGTTGCGGCGGGATAGGGTCCGCATCCGTGGCGGCTTCAGCCAAGACGATCGGGGGCGAGAAGATTTCAAATTTCAGATTGCAGGCAAGTGTAATATAACTTATATCAGCATCACCCTTTTTTGTTTTGAATGAACAACAAAACCTGACCGAGGTAAAGAAAGAAAAACGAAGGAATGCCCAGGGCTGCTCCGAGCGCGCCACGACGCCGCGGATAGCCATGTCGCACCGTAGCTATATACGTGCTGAAGTGCACCGTGCACACGATCCTAAACTGAAGAGACAGGCGTTGAAGACTCCCAGAATCCCATTCAAATGCTCCTAGTCTAGGTACGAGCGCGCACCGTCGCGATCGAGGAAGGTTCACGTGGCGGTGGCGGAGCCCAGACGCCGAGGCCATTCAATTTCCTCCTAACCGGCCGGCCACCGGTCCATCAGCGTCCGTCGACATCCCCTCGCCGCCGCTTGGCCACCCGATCAAGGACGACGTCCACTGCAATGTCGAAAGCGTCCTTGAAGTCCACACGCGTCGACCTCGGGTCCGCGTACACCAAGCTCGGGATGAGCCGGATCACCTCCTCGCGCATCGCCTTCACCGCCGCCGGCGGGATCTTGCCGAGCGTCTCCTCGATGCTCACGTTCCGGTCCGTGACGTCGGTGTGCATGATGAGCACCGACCACCTCTCGGGCTCCGCCGGGATGTGGTCCGCGTACTGCGTGTACGCCGAGTCGGGGTGGAAGAACACCGGGATGCACCCGGCCAGGACGGCGTCGAACGTGGACCGCCGCGTCGTCGTGTCGCCACGCGGCTGGAGGCAGAAGCTCGAGCTCTCGAAGACGCGCATCATGGCGCCCGGCGCGGCCTCGCACTCGGCCCCCTTCTTGCACCGGAACATCCCGCAGCGGCTCGACGCGCCGCACTGCTGGAGAATCTGCGCGCGGACGGTCTTGTTGCTGCCGGGCCGCGCCGCGCCGACGAACGAGAAGAGCCACCTGCGCTCCAACGCGCGCGCCTTCTCCTGCCAGGCGCGCACGTCGGCGGCCGTGGCCGGGTGGAAGTTGGTCGGGTAAGGCACCGCGAGGTGGTTGGACCGGTTCCACGGGTCGATCTCCAGGACGAGCGCCGTCATGTTGCGGACGGCCGGGATGTTGAGCAGTTTTGTGCCCcagtcgtcgtcgccgtcggtcTTCCTCAGGAAGTCCCACGCGGTCCGGCCGGCCACCAGGAAGTGGTCGCGCCCGCCCGTGGCGCGCCACTCCGGGCGCCGCGCCAGCCACGCGACGAGGTCGAGCGCCAGCGCGTCCCGCGTCGCGGTGCTGTTCCAGAGGTACCGCCCGCCGTCCAGGCTGGCGTAGGCCGGCACGAAGATGGCGGACGCACGGGCGGGGTCGCCGGTGAGGCAGTCGTAGCGCCTCATCCGGCAGCGGAAGATGACGTCGAGCATGAACTGGTCGGTGGCGTACCAGCCGCGGCCCGGGAAGACGACGCCGCCCTCGTCGCGCAGCGGGCGGCCCAGGCCGCAGTTGGCCATGTACGGGCACATGTCCATCCACGGGCGGAGCGCGCGGCAGCCGTGGACGATGTCGTCGTTGAAGCGCGGCGGCAGGCGGTACACGTAGATGTACCGCCCCGCGCAACGGTCGGCGGTCACGTTGGTCCGGTTGTCCTCCGACTCCGACGGCGGCGGCCCGTGCGAAGCAGGGGGGTGCTGGCCGACGGTGACGCTGGACATCAGGGTAGGAAGGGGGAACGCCGAAGGCGGGAACAAGATGGACGCCACGGCCCACAAAGTGGTGGCGGCAACGACGAGGTAGCAGATCCGCGACGGCCAGAGCACGCCACCTGTGCCGCCATCAGGCTTGTCGGCGCCGTCTTTCTGGAAGCTGAGTTCTAGGGTGGTGGTGGGCTTCATCATTGGCCGGTTTGGGAGTGGAGTCCGTATCCGTTGTTTGCACTTTGCAGCCAGCCAGCTCTCAAGCACCTCGTGTTAACTGTCAATCTGTCATTAACTAGCACAGGGGCGTGATTTCATTGACGTGATTATTGCGAATCCACTGTACCGGGTCGCGTGCTCGCGGGGATTTTCTTTTATAAATTACTGGCAAGTCAATCAGCTCGAGACTCGTCGGTTTCCCAAATTTTCACCCAAAATTTGCCAAAATTATTTGAGAAAGTGCATGTACATTGGAGGAAATAATAATCACAAACAAAGTGAACCGAAACACTGTTTTGACTAATTTGCTCTGAAcggaaaaaaacaagctgaaaaattcTGATTATAAGACGAACATAGAGAAAAGAAGACGAGCGCGCGCAGCTTTCGAGGAGTGCTAATCTGCCTCTGCTAGCGCTGGTCGCCTGGTCCATAGAAAGCAGAGGCCAGAGAGTCCGGTCCAGCGAACCGGGTCCAGCATTCACGGGCCACGCCAGTCGGTGTGGCCGCGTGGTCGCATAAAGCCGGCAGAGGATTGGCACATGGCGTGCGTGCATCAGCAATTCAGCAGCATCGCGGACCGTTCCGGACGGCACCGCCACGCGGGAGAGCTACAGTGCTACACGAACGACCCAACGCGCGCTGCTTTTGGTTACTGACGCATAGACACACGTTGACGAGTGATTGAACGACCCAACGCGCGCATCGTCTTCCTCGCACCTACCTTCTTCTTCCTGACGATTCGACCAGCGGCGAGCGAGGTGGTGGGGAACATCCGATGAGCGGAGCCAGCGACGGGGCGAGGGGTCCGTCTCTTCTTTCTTCGATTGAGATTAGAGGAGGACAGAGGCCGATCGACGAGTGCAATTGGTGGCGGGAGCACCGGTGGTGgacgaggccgccgccgccgccgaggtagGGCCGATGATGAACGATTCCTTGAATCGATTAGTGGAGGGTGGGGGAAGGTAAGGTGGGGCTAGGCGACAAGCCATGCAACTGTGGCAGAGGAGCCGCTGGCCGGGGACGTGCGTTGGATCGATCTAGGAGGAGGAAGACGAGATGAGGAAGAGAAAGAAACGTGGACACAAGCGTTGCGGGCACGTAGGTGTCAACTAAGAGAAAAATTATCTGCACCGGTGATGTAGAAAATCTCCTGTGCGACACTGTTTTGTTGTTGTCTACGTGTCCTGACTCAACTTGACGGAGTGTTACATTCCACAGAAAGATAGGGCAACAGCTTGGACCATGCAGGTGGCATGCAACCATGCGCGATGGTGACCAACGGATCAAAGATCAGACGACATCAGATCCATGTTGCACGGGAGATTTTCTGCATCACGAGTGAAGATAACTTTTTTTCCATTACTAGGTTCGTGCCTATACGTggctacgggacagctaaacttttgtattaaaaacacacggatcgtacgataaaataacaatactgtgaaattaaatagcggcgttaaagtgacatttaatctaaaaagGAAAGTTCATGTCATTGACACAGTCCTAGAGagcgcggcgtcgtaggctcacaaactctactgtatagaccttttccgtgatgcggctaaaataatgttttatatcgacaAGAAGAAATCTCCAATATCCATTtatttcgtgcgccaataaatccttgaataagttccgctgcatctccataccatcctgtataTAGGTTTAAGTATATATGTCCGTGCGTTACAACGGAAAAATAATACCAGAATAATGTAAATATTAGCACATGTTGTACCATTATAAAAAAACGATATTTGATGTTTCTAATATTCCGTTTGGAGTCAATTATCAATATTACACGAGGATCCTTGAAACATGAACAATGAGAATAAATTCAAATTTACATGTTAGTGCTCAATGAAATTTAATGGATGGCACTGCTCAATGAAACTTTTGAAATGTTCAGAGTACATACATGAACTGCCGATGgaaaattcaagaaaaaaaaactaaattttAAAGATTCTTGATGCTAACATGTTTAATATTCTTCAAATCAATATGCGTGACAATTTTAAATCTGATCCTGGCTTCCTATCAGCCCAATGATTTAATAAGAGATTAAAATACAACTGATCTCACAAGGACACCGATAAGATTTAAAGATTATAAACAATTCAGTGAGATAGTATCAAGTAGTCAGTGTTCAGAGAGATTCATCTTATTGATGGATAACATTTAATCCAACATATGCATATTTATACCACTTTGACTATTGCAATTCGGATCTCTGTTGCTATATGATTGCTGTGGTGTAATATCTAGAACTACCGCCTACAACCTCTGATAGAGCACACGGACTAAAGTACTGAACCTCTCTGAATTTCTGAATATCCAAAGCAAAGAAATAAATACACTCTGAACTTCGATAAATAGTCACCTCTAACTGTAAGTTGTAATAAAATAAATGACTCAATTATTATGAAACGACCACTTCAACACAACATCATATATTCATTACACACTGGATATTCAGAGTTCCAAATGCTCTGAACATTGAGACCACCAAAAAATCTTTGAAAAACTATTCTAAATATGCATACTTAAATAATCTTTCCATATTTCAAAATTAGACGCAAAGGTGCAAAGTACTAAAGGAAAGAATATTAATCAGTTTTAGCGTGAAGCTATTTAAGTTGAGGGCAATCATTCCAtatactcatgttgcaaattatCTCTACAACCAATTGAATGTGTTAGCCTAAGATCAGTGGTACACTGAACCCCTTCTCAATCTCTACAATTATTTGAGATTTTTAAAGACATTTATATTTTTTCCATGGGCTAAACATTCAGAGATCAAATTGTTAAATATCTATAACACTAATTGATCTGACAGACTGCTGAATCCTATTTTGCACAATGCAAACAATTTTGACCATTTTAGGATTATACATTTAGACAAGTTTGCATCAATCAAAATTCAGAACAAACCATAAGATTCCAAATAAAAGGTTCAGTTAACACACAAGAGGCAAACATCACCACAAGCAAGATCTTAAATGTACGCAAGTAATTTGTTCATATTATTACAGTAAGAACTTAGTTTAGTATAGGTAGATAGATACATAACATCTTCAGCTAAAGATCATTGAGTAAACTGAAAGTAATATCAAGAAAGGCTAACTAAACTCATTTACGTCATCAAGGTACTAAAGATCAAATTACCTAATCAAAGCATGGAAACGCATGAAACATCAACTCCTACTGTATTCACGCATGTTTAGAAACTTCAATTGAGTCAGGTGTTTAACAAATTTGAGCAATCCCTCCCATGGAAAAATGAAATCAGGTGTAAATTGTAACCATAAATAAAATAATAGCACCATTAGAACATAGCATCGATTGCATGAATTCAATAACCTGCATTAAATATGATCGGCAGCGGCATGTGGTAAATAAAGAAGACGTCCTCGCTACGCTAACAGGATCATCGCTCCAGTTCCTAGACCCTGGAAAAAAACGAAAGGGGCGGTTGGACTCAAGATGAAGAACGCGAGCGTGCCTTTGGGCCGCTGCCTCTTCCCGTCATGGTGCACTGCGGGCGTGCCTTCGGACTTGTAGAGGGATCGAGGTTATCATGGTCGCCCTTTGCATCGACATATAGTAATCCTTGGCCAGCTCTTAGGCATGACCCCCACATCATAGGAGCTCCTTCTATCTCCTCTGTTTCCTCTCCTCCGTGACCCACTCTCCTCGTAGGAGGACCGCGATGAAGGCACCAGCTCGTACTTCGCAGGAGCAGGCTGCAGCGACGTGTCCTCATTGGATTTGCGCTTCCCTATTCGATGGTGAGGTAGCGTGCGAGCGATGGCTATGTTTGCGTGAGGTTTCTATCGTTGGCTGATAGTGTGGATGGCGAGGTTTCTATTCTGGGGTGGCATTTAGTGAACAGGGATCCCGTGGGGCCATCGAATAGTGGCATTTTGAGGGAAGTTTCTATGAGACGTTGGGCTTTCCTTGTGTGCACGatgcgggagatgtcgtgggatcgcaggctACAGGAAGAGCGAGCGGCTTTGGTGTCGCACTTGTGgacggaatagttatgaatgttttagttgtagagaagaGAAGTAAGGGGGCTCATGAATGAAAGGGGTCAGCCGGACGCccgaacaaggtggaaatggttgTAGCCCAAACTCACGGAGGTAAGTACCAGACCAATTTTGTTTGGCCAAAGTGTTATGCTTGTTTTTTAAAAAAGGACCAAAGTGTTAGTTTGGGCACATTCACCTCTGTTTAAATACTTTTTAGTACTCATCATTTTCTTCGGATATAGTACAAATACAGACAATATTTTAAATCAAATACAAATATAAATGCAGATATATCAAATACAAATACAAACAATTTTTTAATATCGCTCTTTGTAGTACATATATGAAAATTAATTGTGTCCAGCACTATTTACACCAAACTTATCACTTATGCGATGTGCACTTATTTGTATCGGCAGCACTAGCGTCCGGATGTCCGGACACATGCGTCCGTCTAGACGCTCGCAACTCCTTCATCCCGTCCGCTCGGATTCACGCGTCGGCTGCGCTAGCTCTGTGACCCACGCTCGTATCCGAACCGCCCACTTCAGATCCGTTGCCCACGCTGCTCGTATGACTCGCCCTGCCTCTTCCACACCGCCGCAGCGTCCATCTCTTCTAGGCCACCTGGAAGACTCACCCCCGCCTCTTCCACAACAACACCGCACGACCTGTGCCTCCTCCCCGTACCGCTGCCAGCTGCCAGCGGCCTACGCCTCCTCCACGCGTCAGTGACCGTGGCTTGGCCCTGCCCGCCCTCATAGACACCAACGCCGATCGTCTACACTGGCAACATGAAACACTcgaatgcaacatacatttgaaacagataaaatatttgggacatacgcttgcaacatgtgtgtgaaacatatgcaacatccagataaaataattGTAACATGGAAgaacacttactgcaacataagactgaaacaactgaaacatttcaaacatactgttgcaacatatttgtgaaaacatatacaacatctagataaaaaacgattgcaacatacgtctggaaacagatgaaacattttgagcaAACGCTTGTGTCACGGGGTCGGAACCGCGataagcattgttgttcgagttggtgTCAGAGTACGTATTTTCGGTGGCttaggtggactcaagaacataagaatcacagagaggatgcaacggtttatcctggtgtgggccaatcgatgccctatgtccagcagctgatgatccttatactcaagagcacccaaaatcgaggggttacaatagagtgtataGGAGGAAggaagagatttggtagggggttagctcggtgctaatcctgaggttgccTCGCCGCTGGTGGAGTCTTCCCCTcgtcagagaggaggaagatgatgggtgcggtggaggagctTTCGGTGCCCCCTCTCTCTgggttgctctgctctcggtgctgagcaggagcggatcgatgaggaatggaatgatctatctcAGATCGTTCTCCCCCTCCAGGATCTGACCTTACCCCTTTGTAGGATCACTGGTATGCCTAGAGGGGgagaataggcctataaaaattcaactcaaaccaaagtcaaattcacccatAGCACTGCCGCTCTGTGAGCGCGGCACAACCGCACCtgtaggagagattagttcacagttcaaaatctacccaacaaaatttagatcAGGTAGATTTCTTAGCTTTCtgcagggtagtagatcacagattGATGActaaaagtggtgggaacaccacacacaagtagatcaacctcaaactctagaaatcacctcaacaacaacaagaacacaagtgtagcaacacaagcacaagatgacacaatgatttatctcgtggtttagcttgccaccaaggcttgcctatgtccatgttgttgaggtataccactaaggcttagggatttgctaccctacctcattctcaagtcaagagagtgaactcttgagatgaggggtgattttactcgctgcaagaggtagttacaaacctcccggggctgccacacaagttgtcAAGCTCCAcgagcgacgctctagccggctaggagccaagctccaagagtaacaaacacaaccgccggctaaaatgtgaaccaagtgctctttagaattTGGGAATCAATGGAGATGCTCTCTAATCAAATTTTGGACCCTTATCCCTCAAGATTGATGGGAAATCAATAGATTTGCTTGGAGGCTTGTGGTCAACAatgaagtgagagagagagagagagagagagctcctgctctatttttgagcgtctgaagtgaggaagaagagagctggTTAGTTCCTGTTGGGAAGGAAgggaaaaggtatatataccccccatcccccaatggtcacttgaaATCGCAGATAGCCATTGGGGAGAAAAGGAAAAGATATATATACCCTCAGCCCTCAATGGATACTGCACCCAAGAGATCAGGCAAGACGAGGTCCgcggcctcaaggtcgggcgagacgaggtcacgaccaaagggtcgggcgagccagagcccgcaaccttggggttgggcgagacggagcccgtgaccaaagggtcgggAGAGCCGGAGCCTGCGACCTTGGGGTCAAgcgagacgaagcccgtgacCAAAGAATCGAGCAAGCCGGAGcctgcgaccttggggtcgggcgagacagagcccgcgactaaggggtcgggcgagtcagagctcgcacccaaggggccAGGTGAGTCGGAGTTCGCACCCCGCAAGAtaacaagggtaatagtgaagtgaactatcttggctgtgaatttgaggatgcatgtggttgtatGGGCACtttgtagcacatattagcttaagcattgtgtcctcctttatagtacgtattttcctatactcaaattcaatgtgtaaaagaatttaaacctcctttgagtttgaagccatctacactTGTAATTGGGGACTCCttcgtttcgtgtagcatcctcgaatataaaatccctgcttgtcatctcgataaatctcattagttctctaattgcgttgtcattatcaccaaaacccataattaaggcttgattgcactttcaatctccccctttttggtgattgatgacaacccaattagtgcttataaaagatatgaaataaatactgagactttcgagccatgggtgtagagcctccccctaagtatatgaatagagaattgaattctcaaattggcataagaagccaagattcacattttagtgaaagtgatggggctccccctacatccatgcccctatggggtgctgcatactgtgttAGGTATATAAAACgtgatgcaaatgacagtttatgcacaacatgatttgctgttgcagctgggtgcggcactgctGCACTTGCTGTAACAACATagatcagaacagacaccacatagcatgtgatacatataaagatatacattctagcacaattgtatcacaagcgacatcatagattaatatatgtccatatcccacacaaaAAGTCAAATAGTAGTattatttcacaatttagagttttgagcgactctcaaactttccacctagtGAAGACTAACACTCATTGAATAGGACATGAAGCGCAGCTACTGTGAAAAGTTGTTGATCCCTCTAATtttccctctaattttctccccctttggcataaagcaccaaaaagagaagaaaagaagaacgatcaacacctactcgtcatctccctagatgtccgtccaatcaatatcatcacctctTGCAGCAGTCCCGGCACCACCATCACAATCGTCGTCGTCAGAGTCAATACGTGCACGGCCCTGACGGTGAGTAGTGGAGTTGTAGCGAGTGGAACGAGTGGAATGCCTCGGTTCCTGTCTCTAACGGTAtccctctagggtctcatccTAATCTGCTGCTCGTCCCTgctactgctcctcctcctcctcatcctcatcatctgaatctGTGTTGGAGAGGCTTGGAAGGTCATactgtggaggaggtggaataggaggaagtgaTGGAAGGTCCTGTCCATGCTACTGACGCTGCTTAAGCTGTGTCTCATACGCTCTGTCAACTGCATAGGTGCACTTGtcgaagattgccttcaaccacttgccaaacttcttcatcttgcctcctctGTGAGACTTAGAGCGGGAAGACTCAGAgatatctacatgagcatgagagcaCCCCACTCCCTAAGTAGATGTAGCTggctgggtcttctcaattttgtagacggtgtgcatcccatccttcGAAAAATAAAAtctagtgaccctctcaatcattaacatgaggtaaggggcatagggaagcctcctcctcccatcctccactgcaaatctcaactcagtccacatgaatctagggacattgaacctatccccacctggagcaaatctagccaacacatttctcacataaacattaatatctgaggctgctccatcctttgggttgatggtgttcctaaTGAGTTTGTTGAGGATATAATAGAAGCtgtgtagaccactcctcttgccatctacaatccttctatctctccacatgtaactgatgtcacggatcttagctcgaggctcatcatgaatgtaagtataacctctgtgctcctccccaaagccaagaatccGGCTAAAAGTGACAAAGTTGACTCGGTAGTGCCAAccatcagtcatccagtgaatctcatcagaggttcggtcatagaagtatgtggtatgaaactatgcaaggacctcctcattccagttatactggaaacccatgatgtTTGAAAGCTGGAAcctatcacaaattttgattaccttgtcaaactcaggctcctccttctcctgcatctcatcccaatcaatatactgcatcttgatgatcttggttttcttggatgcaagaatggcagtggcataaaagttggaatgaaactcattccaaaatctgtaatcaatgcccaaatccttacgcactgcatagggattgaccccccttgcctcttccaccagctGCCAACTCTTGGAATAGATGACAACAACATGCTGGCGTGAGTCATTtggaggtctcatgatgatttcaccctcaaaatctctcatgtatctgccATCAAATTCAGAGAGATGCTGTGGGGTGTTAGGAATGGCATTAGTGGTACAACCTGTcatctccagcctctcctcatcttTAATGTATTGCACGCGCCTCCCCCTGTCACCAAGTCCCCTTAGAGTTGCATTACTACCTGCTGCTGTTGACCTCCCTCGACCACggcgaggtggatccttgtctctttgctcattgATCTTCCTTTTCCCCTTTCGGTCATTATCTCCGTGCGCCATCTTCTCAACCGAGGAATGGAGAGGAGAGGAAAGAAACTGCTCAGGCtagtgtagcacctggttttaagaaccaaaaccagatacgcaccatatgtgagcccaggaagtcaaatctcacatatagctacaaataagggtaatatcaaaagataatgctcaatatataatgtacttagtataaaggatttaaccttagacagcaaacaacggaaagacaactccgatcttcgggtgaagactccaattccatagggacaactgactcgttgatcacaagcctaatttctccaaactctagcaatctagtacccatcagagatttttatccaaataattgaaaaataaagcaagcgtaagtatatgtcgtactcaacaaatataacatggggttcatgaggctcaaaaggctgacactggtttaactgcgattagcttttaatgagtcatcttttagcaattgggtggcaacaagtttattcacaagcccatataaacacatgatcaggtaaacatgaataatgaatagcataaacagtaatcattagtatcattaatgttcatcatctattccgtaaatattccaaggctgctcgtgaccgtcagcatgactgatataccagttttacactctgcagaggttgtacactttcactgtgagttgtgatttactctttcgcccgaggtcacgagcctcttaacccactaccaaggaaggttggcagggttcactatgaagcctttcaatggttcgtctaacaagttagggccattagattcactcgacaaacagatataggaaccccctgtcgaatggcacaattccatcacgactatacacataagagtagaggctgtcctatacccaattcatcaagccattcttacaccaataaaggtaacctctaacaagctagaaaatgtcctcatactgagctaaagccagagccatgtagccctcactataagtcccagatgatcacttacagataagtccttagggagaggaatctagagcaccataaaaacagcccaatgctctagcccccttgtttcatgttgctaaaaagcatcttttaatgcttattgcatataccatctgtcaagttacaagatcatggttttagttgagcactagcatcatactacccaatgcaataccgaataggtatcaaggtactgggtaacaaagcactaggaaatccttagtggcagtcaaggtagacacatgcagtatgaattaaatgattaaagggaataggacaacaaggaagatcccatatTATACTTGTCTTAAACACTTGCTCAACTCTCATACCATCAACTTTCGATCATCACCTTTGAATCTTCAGTGTCTAGAAACGGTTCTTGTCTACTTGTAGAAAGCACCACACATAGGCAATCATACAAACAACAaataaaagcaactaagaacagcag
It encodes:
- the LOC136487576 gene encoding xyloglucan galactosyltransferase KATAMARI1 homolog, which gives rise to MMKPTTTLELSFQKDGADKPDGGTGGVLWPSRICYLVVAATTLWAVASILFPPSAFPLPTLMSSVTVGQHPPASHGPPPSESEDNRTNVTADRCAGRYIYVYRLPPRFNDDIVHGCRALRPWMDMCPYMANCGLGRPLRDEGGVVFPGRGWYATDQFMLDVIFRCRMRRYDCLTGDPARASAIFVPAYASLDGGRYLWNSTATRDALALDLVAWLARRPEWRATGGRDHFLVAGRTAWDFLRKTDGDDDWGTKLLNIPAVRNMTALVLEIDPWNRSNHLAVPYPTNFHPATAADVRAWQEKARALERRWLFSFVGAARPGSNKTVRAQILQQCGASSRCGMFRCKKGAECEAAPGAMMRVFESSSFCLQPRGDTTTRRSTFDAVLAGCIPVFFHPDSAYTQYADHIPAEPERWSVLIMHTDVTDRNVSIEETLGKIPPAAVKAMREEVIRLIPSLVYADPRSTRVDFKDAFDIAVDVVLDRVAKRRRGDVDGR